DNA sequence from the Siniperca chuatsi isolate FFG_IHB_CAS linkage group LG3, ASM2008510v1, whole genome shotgun sequence genome:
acACTAcctttgtctgccatttggtccTGGGCAGGTAGGATTTAGGTAGGTTTatcagagggttttttttctgaaaacagctgcttgctctGTTGCTGATGACAGTGGCGACtgtgattaaaaacagtaaagttgtggctgttaaaccaaaacaatgagctgaaagtcacTAAAACGGTCTGtagaactgaggggaactgcagggTTGTGTAATAATTCTCTCTGGatttgtcactacaagtgacccctgTCACATTACAAATAGTCATCTGATCCATTATAAATATGACAATACTGATTATAGCAACTTTAAGCTCATGTGTTATTTAAACCCTAGTTTCAGCTCCTGAGTTAGTCTATCCATAGTGTAAAATAATGTTCTGTTCTAATGCTAACTCTCCTTAGTTTAATCTCCTTCGTCAGTTTAAATCTAGTTTAAGCCTCTGTGTTGTTGGGCGTTAGCCCCTGCTAAGATTTCCGGTATATAAAAGAAGCTTATTtgattacttttctgtttgACTTAAGGGGCGTTTACATGTCAGTACTTAAATCAGTTCTTAAGAAATGCTTACAGATAAATGTGAGTCAACATTGCCTCGGAAGACTGGTTTGCTGGAGGTTTCCTAAATTTCTCATACTGTAAGCAAAGTGAAAGGTAGccaaaaaagaaacagttaaaaaaaaaaagcacagtttAAGGACACCTGATTAAAGGGCAGCACCCGCGAGTCAACCTATTAACTACAGTATAACACCTGATAATCACTTCTAATTGATCCATTTCACATGGTCCACACTGGTAATTACAAATAATTTCAGTGATTATGTGGACATGTTTTATATATGTCAGCAGTTATGAGGGCAAACTTCATGAGAATTGGAGCCTAGTCAGTTTCGGAGAGATTGTCAGTATGTAAAACAAGGCTGCTTGGCAGCTGTTATGAAAAATAGAACAGTTTAACAGTTGTTAATACCGTTTCCTTATCCAGGAGTATCCCACCATGGCTGCCAAGATCAACTTTTACCTCCACATTTCTTGCACAGTGGATAGGCATTACAAGCCTGTTAGCAGACAGAAAGGGAAGGATTCCTAAACATTTTGAGTGTAACGTCATATTTGTGAAcatcaaaacactgctgcagtCAGTCAGCCTGCATCCCAATAAAACATCCCAGTCTTGTGCATCTGCCACTGGGGAATCAGATAAcatgcttgtgttttttgtgactAGCTTCTGCGATACACCTATTGCGTGTTGAGGTCACTTGAATTAAAACATGCTGACAGACTGGCCAACACAGACCTGCCTGGATATCATCAAACCACAACATGGCATGGAATTATTATTAACTGAAGGGGAATTGCAgccctctgtctttttttttgtaaacgaGGGTTGTGCAAGAAGCACTGATATAGTTCAGATTTTGGTTAGAAAGTTCATTTATGCTGGAAAGGTCAGAAAACTATTGAACTATTTCACTAAtaagaaatactgtacatagaaGGCAACATCATTTTGATATGACGAGAGACGTCCTCAGATATCAGCAGCACTGTGCTGACAGCTGATCAGGAAAATGTATCTTTGCAAAAGTGATTGCAGGTGTGTGAAAACCTGGATTCAGTATCAGCAAAGGCCATCTTAAAATCCCTTGTACACAAGGCCAGTGAATGACAAAAGCTtatgcaacagcagcagcagccagaggCAGCAAAACACTGGAACAAATACGTTTTCTAAGCAATTAACTGAAGGGATCTCTGAGAATTGTACCTACAACAAATAAGaccatgtcatgtcatgttctGATTAAAGTAATCTCAAAAACAGTCAGCTGTCAGTTTAACAATAGCTTAATTACAAAAGTACAATTACACTGACACATGGTCCTATTAACTTAAGTTTTTGATAACACATTTATGGGTGACATTATTGTTGAAGGTTGGGAGAAATTAGCCACAGACTGCCTGTGTTAATCCTCTGTTTCCACCTGAGATTAAGTGTATCAGACAGGCTTAATTAAAGGTGACAACTTGAATGAACAACGCCTCGCACGCCTAACTCGCCTCAACTGAAATGCCAACAGCCGTTAGGCCTATATTTTGCGGGCAGTAAACCTGAACGCCAGCCCACCACGCCCTGTGTGGTCACACCCGTGATGGCGGCCAGCAGCACCTTTCCACCTACCTGTTCAGCCGCGCCCACCTCCAGGGAGGAAGGTATAAAATCCAGCCTCCGCGCCACCTCAGCACCATCTCCTGCGCATCACTCTTGGGGTTTTGATAAGTTTTAATGAAAGCTGCACCTGAGTCATAACACCATGTACACTCCATTCCGCTCTGGATTATCCTCCCTGTCCCTGAGCTCTTTGCCCACAATGTCAGGCTCCAGGCGGGCTACGAGCGTCCATGGCGCCGGTAGAAACGTCCGGGTGTCCTACGCCTCCGACGGCATTGGTGCCGGCTTTGACCTGGCAGATGCGCTCGGCGGTGCCGGAGgtaacagcagcagtttgtccGTTTCAGGCAGCGAGAAAGTGACCATGCAGAACCTCAATGACCGCCTGGCCGCCTACCTGGAAAAGGTGCGCTCCCTGGAGTCCGCCAATTCGCAGCTGGAGCGTCAAATCCGCGAGTGGTACGAGAATCAGACCCCCACAGTCAGGGACTACAGCAAGTATAAGGCGATCATCGACGACCTGTGCAAAAAGGTACGCTTCCCCCCTCCCCACAGTCTCAGAAAGAGATGACTTTAATTAAATTACCTCTATTTTACGactgtaaaataatgttaaaaatgtaataatataatgataacCTAAAAATTTGggatataattaaaaaaaatgtcgtTAAACTACGACCTAAAAACAACCCCCCAAATAAAGATTCATAATTTACTCATTTGTATGATGTTAAAACGCCATCCTCATAGAACTTGACTTGAGAGAGTGCACCACGAAGGTGGGAGAACAGAGTTTAAGGTGGGTTTATCCTCCGCAGATTAGAATCCAACCCGTATAATAAAACCTTTTATTTCGTATTACATATTTTCCCACCACAATGAGTCCTCATTAACATACTGTGTGCTGGCTCACTAATTGAAAGTCAGCAGTGTGATTCTCAGTTCTCATAAACTATCAGGAACAACGTACAGGAGATATGTGCATGTGCCAGCTAAAGTCAGACAGAACAAGTTAGTTGGAGCTAGACTTTTTTAAGGAACgcttctttttcttattttgtggTCTCACTGCCACCCACAAGCAGAGAGATGTTTAACACTTGGTGAGCAAATGTGATGATTGTCTGATGCCATGAAGCAATTACGGTGTAATGCAAGTCAGGCATAAGCAATGTATTCTGCTGATCAACAAAGCACTGCCAGCCCACATTGTAGATAATGATTAACACACCTTTGTGGTTGTACTACATGTGGATAAGAAACCACTGACaatgccttttgtttttttttgttttagatcaGTGCTGCCACGCAGGACAATGCCAGGCTGATGCTGCAGATTGACAATGCCAGGCTGGCAACAGAGGACTTCAGAATCAAGTGAGTGGAAAGGTTACTTTAAGGTCAGAAGTTATCAGCCCCATGTGGTAAAAACCTAATTAGCATATATCCACAATGGCAGAAGTCTGGAACTTGAAAGATGCAATAACttgcagcattttaacattacatCACATGTTGGTTCAGTAGTTCCAGTCTATGTGGACTTATTGTCACAGGGGTGTGACTGTCAACACAGTGATAAAACTGGTGGGACTGGTTTTGGTGGAGCTTCACcttaattgttttttgtttttttgtgctttttctgtgcttttccCTCGACAGGTTTGAGAACGAGCAGGCAGTGCGCATGTCAGTGGAGGCGGACATCGCCGGACTGCGCAAGGTTTTGGATGACCTGACCATAGCCCGGTCTAACCTGGAGATGCAGGTGGAGGGCCTGAAGGAGGAGCTGGTCTACCTGAAGAAGAACCACGCAGAGGTGAGAGTTCTGCTGTTACGAGGAGTATCACGCCATCAGGTGCCCGATTCCCCTCACTATCCTCGTGGTTAGCAATTTCTGCACTGGAAAACCAAACATAAATCTTATCAATCTAAACCAGAAGGAAATATGACAGAGCCATTCCGATCATAGTTTTTGGAAAGTCTTACTGCTACGGGTAAAAACAGCATTAACATAGTTTTTCACGAGACCGTTAGTCAACTGTCTGTTATCTTTTGCTTGTACAGTCAACAGGTAATGTAAACCTTGTTTGGCTTGTCTGCTGTGCCTTCAAGTTTTGTACTTCAAAGTAAGTGCTGCCACTGGCACCAGGGTTCTGCCAAAAAACCATGACTCATCTGATAACAAGAGACCTCAGATGATAGTCAGTTGATTATAGTCTGTTTATTTACTGAGGTGCTGAAAAAGCTCTTCTAAATCAGCATGaaagaaacataaatacatCCAATAAGGGTTCATATTGAGAAATGTTGTGTCGATATgttagttaaaaaaaactagTGGCCAGCGTGGCCACAAGAGGCAACTGCAGGATAATGGTAAATTCTAAAACGTGGTGGAACAGCAGCAcgagtaaaaaaaaagtcagtaatATCAATTACACAATATCTATCCATACTGAAGTTTACTGGTGCAAGGAGcagtacataaacacaaacaggtaGCGACATAAAATACATAGGAATAGATGGAGACGGAAATATAGACAAAAcgaaacaaatggaaaaaataaaaatgatttgctaactttagctaacattagccaccgtaagctactggtcataccagaccaagtaaggctgtagcagcaaatcCCCTGAGTGTACTGAATTGACTAATGGTTTGTTTTATTGCTGATAAATTCAacacatcatttttttttatcagtaagaatgtttattttgtctttcaaaagTTACGTAGCCTCACTTTAACTGTGGTCCAGTCCTCTTTGTCTCAGGGTTAGATTCCTGTCTCATTCCTACTTTTGCTTTTCACGTGGGTTTTATCTTTGACCTTACCTGACCTCTGACTCTGTTGTCCCGCCTGAAGGAGCTTGCAGCCTTGCGTGACCAAGTTACTTCCAGCTCTGTGAACGTGGAGGTGGACGGCGGGCCTAAGGAGGACTTGACCAGGATCCTGAAGGAGATCAGGTCTCAGTATGAGGGCATCGCTGACAAGAACCGCAGCGAAATGGAGGCCTGGTACAAGGTCAAGGTGAGGGGAGCGAGACGATACGTTTAACCTCATGAAACCTTGTTTATATCATCTCATCTCATGCCTGCATTTAACTGAAGATGTGTCCTAAATATCAAGTGATTAGCAAATAGCCTGATTAGCTTTTTGACAATTTTCATGTCCAATTTCATGTCTTCCAGTTTGACGACCTGAACAAGCAGGTCGCAAGCAGCACAGAGACCCTCCAGACGTCCCGAAGTGAGATCAACGAGCTCAAGAGGACCATGCAGAGCCTGCAGATTGAGCTGCAGTCCCAGCTCAGCctggtaatatatatatatgcatatatatatatatatatatatatatatgcatatatatatatatatgcatatatatatatatgtccatACTGGAAGAAGCTGCAatgcacattttcatgcaatCATTTTCCACCACAATACAACATAAGTCTGTCTCACCTGTTGCGTCGCTCAACACCAACTCTGTCATCGCTGatgtgtgaaacacacacaccataacaACAAATTTTACAACATGTCTGACTATACACACTATAAATAGTCAGTCAGCCAGTAAACCTGTCAGTCACCATTTGTAACTGCCGCCGCACTTTTTTACACCTTAGGCAACTTAAGTGGGAAAAGCAGCAATTAGCGCTCAGTAAACTCTCCTCCTGTGTCATTTCCCCTGTGCAGAAATCTGCCTTGGAGGGCCAGCTGGCAGAGACAGAGTCCAGCTACAACCTGCAGATGAACCAGCTCCAGGCCACGGTCAACGCCCTGGAGAGCGAGCTCGGCCAGATGAGGGCGGACATCGAGAGGCAGTCCACAGACTACCAGGTGCTGCTCGACATTAAGACCAGGCTGGAGCTGGAGATCGCTGAGTACAGAAGACTGTTGGACGGAGAGGATCAAACGTAAGGGAACTCTTTAGCGAGATGTTTGTCACAGGAAGTCCAACTTGACATGTGATTTATCTGTTAGCTGGACTTGATTAAGGCAGGCAGGTAAAATATGGGGAAATGTAATTCACATGGATCTGTAGACTGAGTTCtcatattaaaggaatagtttgacatttttggaaatactcTAATTTGCTTTtgtgctgagagttagatgtaGATGAGTTAGATGTACaataaacatgaagctacagtcaggagacgttagcttagcataaagactggaaacgggggaaacagctagcctgtccaaaggtaacaaaatccgtcaaacagcacatttaaagctcactaattaacccattataaataaacaagatatagtgttagttagtgagctttagaggtgctggtagacatTTTTTACCTTTGTCGTTGTCACATGCTAAGCTGGCTaatggctgtagcttcatatttagcatacaaatatgagagtggtatcgatcttctcatctaactctcggcaagaaagcgaaaaagcccatttcccaaaaatgtcaaactattcttttaacatTTGTATTATCTCTGTCTTGAATGCTAAaaaaatttatattaaaaataacttttgtcTATCTTCTAGGAAAACTATTACCACAACTGTACAAACGACTCAAGTCAAAGGTAAGTTTACATCACCGCTGTAATTTTAGCTTGTCGCTTGTAAAAATGCAATGTACTACAGATTCAATTTTCTTTTGAATTCGTCTGCAGCTCAACCAGTTATAACCCAGAGGAGAAAGGTGGTGATTGAGGAGATTGTTGATGGAAAAGTGGTGTCCCGCACAGAAGATGTGGACACAGAGGTCATCAAGAAGTAGACAGACTGGATCCTAACAGATCTGGGGAAAATAATACCTTTGCTTCAAGAGGCCCTcctgtattttttctgtttctgatgcCCGTCTTAAGTCTGTTAAAAATAACCAGGAAAAATGTTGTTGTGAAAAATGTACCCAGGTCTGAAATCCATCCAAAATACTTTCTACTCTCTCCAAATATTTGTGCAGTGCTGATATTTGGATttattgtcagaaaatatttattctgatgttaaaaaaaagcaaagacaatAGAAGGTTTTTAGAATGTGTAAGAAGAATGTGAAAGCACTGGGGAACTGATTGTACTGTGCCTGAATGACATCTTTCTTAGTTTTCTATCACTTCATTTATCCAAAACCCACTGAAGACAATTATACTGTCCTCCAATCCGCCCCCTGAAGTACCACATTTACACACTAGGTGGCACTGTGAGCCTCAGAAAGGAAATGCACTTTTGCAGAACTCCATTGGATGGAGTGGATACATAGAGTGATAAAAGAAAGATAATATTCCATACATAATTTgtagggggggggggtcattgtcagtgtcagtgtgaaaagtaatattaaatatttgtgcattttatgtTAGTGATGTTTTTCTCATGTTAACAATGTTAAAGGTGTTATGTGTAGCATTTTTAAGgtaatatttttgtcaaattaaataTTGCCCTAGTACAATTACCACTGATGAATTAGTCCATTGTCGAGATGATTGGCAGTCTCTGTGATGCAAACTATTTCTCTAAATTAAGATCATACTTCCCATAAACCTTCTTGTGTTCTGCTGTGAAAGGGATCTttgcatttttgatttaaaaaaaaaataaacatctgcCTTCCACTTGTTTCACCTCCCTTTGCACAGAAATATGAAAGCTACAAAGTACGCTATATAGAGGGCATTGTGTCCAAATTCAGTTTCAGTTCAAATGTCATGCAGGTACATTCTTTTATAAGATAACAAAAAGCTCATTAGATGGTTCCTgttgtgctgctgcagtgtgaatTTAGCACTCAGGTATGTATATTTAAACACCCAGGGGTTTTGCAGCTATGCCTTAGGGACTGCACAAAAATTACTAGCGGGAGGTGGGGTCAGAAAAGGGGAagggttatgtattttttttttctttttgctaaaGGGTAGGTAATCAGATTTTTTGGGGAGGGTTGGGGAAGGTCTTTCATTTTTCCATGCCTccgatttatattttatttcacccTTTTCTTGTgagatttactgtaaaaaaacaacaacgatTGAATAGTTACATCAAAATAGTTATGTGAAAAAGTTGTGTGGATTGCGTGTGTAACATTCTACAGAAGCTAGACTGCTCGGTAAACAGGCCGCACCATTTGTTATGTTTAACATCATTTGGGCAATTGCTAATTCCACTTCTAATTTAGGCAatgtaatgtcaaaaaaatttGTCCCATTAACATATTGAGCTTGAAATGAAGGTTTAGTTGAGAAAATTGGGGGGAGGGTGTTGCAACTTTCAACAGTGCCTTACTTGTTCTGGCATGACTAAAAGCTTTTGGTTGCTAAattttagctaatgttagcaaacttaagCTAAAATGTAGGAATGTGTGATGTAGGAACTCGTGAGTGGTGAAGAGGTTTACATTCTCTCCCTGTACGTGCAGTGTTTTCTGTCCACTAGATGTCGGTATATTCCCTTTATTAAAGTCTTGGATATGGAGTCCACCTGTGGGAATATCTTCTTTATACAGTAGCAGCTTAGCTACTTTACTTCATGATCAGAATGTAACCCAACCAAAGAAAAGATGTTCTATCCATTACTGAAATGAGTTCCAATAGTCACTGACAACAGACTACCATTTCACATTAGCTTATCTAAGCTTATCTGGTGATAATATTCAACACAACCATAGGTTATAGCAGcaaatgttttgaatgtcatcacttacagtacatttgaTAATGCTTCTGGATGTACCACATGGGGTTTGGGGttcagccccccccccaaaaaaagtgacagtttgtgtttttttccctgctgTTGCaccattttaactttatttcgacatgcatttttttaaattacagacCTATGATAAATGCTCGGAATTCATTCACTTGTACTTGTTCAAAAGTGTTTTTCTGCGAATTCTTTCCCACACACTACATTTGCCCAGTAACTACCAGGCctatgttttttccccctctgtatTTCACCATCATTCAGCTATGAGATGGGCTGGTCTGGCTCGACTCCACGGTCAGTTTCATGTCTTTGTCTGTCCCTGATGAGACACTTGGATGCGGGAAAAGTTTTGAAACATGTGGTGTGGTTTCCCACTCAAATGTATAAACACCAGTGAAAACCTGGCCTTCATGATACTTTGTATGCATTAACCCATGGCATTTAACATTTCACACCTGTTATTCTATTTACTGTGGGCTATGTGTTGAGTTTACCAACAGTAAGCATTATTAGAGTTAGATGTAAAGACAAGAGGCATTAAAGCGgggcctctctgtcctcctcaggGTGTATTTATAGTCTGAGGTCTGCACCAAAGATCTGCTCTGCTGTGGCACGACTGTGTCACTCAGGGCTGGTGGTCCCTAGTCACGACctaaatgatgacaaaattCTGCACCACGGGAAGTTGACGTCACCACGGCACAGTCACCACCTCGGTGACGTCACTTGACGGAGGCCGGGTGGCAGCGGCAGCAGCCGAGGTTAACGCCATCTGCTGGATGGAAGCAGCCACTCACGCAGCATTACGTCATCGGGGAGAAACCGGTGTCTGCTCCGGATCGGTATAGCCTCAGAGTCTGGATCTGAATGGAAAGCGAGCCGAGAGGGGGGCTGGCCTGTAGTAACTCTGAGGCTATTATTGGACAGAATCTGTTTGCTCCAGCAGGGAGCTTCAGCCTCTCTAAGATTAGCTGACAAAAGCATAAACACTTCTCTAAAGTTTGTCTGGAAAAGGAGATATTCTCTTACACCCTGTACGCTACTTGGCTTATCCAATATGGCAAATAGGAATATACAATAATTGGCACAAAAAGTAATGAGTTGTTGTTGTCTTGGGTTAAGCcatcagaaaagaaaacaggccTACATTGGTGTTGATCAATGTACATTATCCCTGtagaaattaaaaaactaaTCATTGAAAGATAACATAACAAAAGATATTCGAGTTTTTCTTATGGCACAACActgtcacagtttttttttttttttttagctttagctTGATTGTCCCTAAGAGAACATTTGTCTTGCAGCCACACAGAGTGGGCTAAACACAGAAGCTACATAAAACATagtaacataaaacatatgataaaaaatgtacatgGTAAAGCCCATCACACATAAATTCCAATGTGCATCAAAAtacagtggcaaaaaaaaaggcaaatgcgtaataaaatataataatcaaGATGTGTGCACACGCTGCTTGTGCAAGCAAATGTGCTTTAGTGGCAACGGATTGTGCCAAATGGAGGGGAATTAGCTGATTACCTGTTGTTCTGGTTGGAtgcatacaaaaaacaaaattccacGAGGCAGATTTAGCAGCATAGAGGTTCCAACAGCAAACCATCTGTCTGTGCGCGGTGCCGTTCAGAGGAGctgctgtccgtggtgctgaaacgAACAACGGCTAAAAGACAGACAACTCAACATGTGTACGTTGGCGCTGCAACACAGGGCACACACAGTTTATAAAACAGGCTTATGTGATTTATTTGAATTGgcaaaatactaaaaatgacCAAGTGTCGTGAGAATCTGATGTTAAGGTTCGATAAAGCTGTTAAATGGTACCCCGTGTGCACTTCGGCACTTTGTGTGCCGGTTGTGTGCGTATcagtgggtgtgtttgttttttttgtgtgtgtgttggataaAACACtaggggatgtgtgtgtgtttgtgtgtgtgtgtgtgtgtgtgtgtgtgtgtgtgtatagccaCGGTAAAGGCTGCGCTTGCATGTGAGGACCCCATTCTCACATGAGTAAGCGCGCCTCCgcaaaaagaagaggagaggaaggagggctGCATTCTCATTGactgagagggagggagagagagagagagagagagagagagagagagagagcgcggAGAAGAAGCACGGACTCCGCAGACACCACATCCAGCTCCAGTCTGACGACGGCGGAGGCACCACAGACCGGCCGAGTGATCCAGGGGCCGCCTCAGCTCGACTCAACTACCGGCGTGAAAAACGGAGATGGGCTCCCCGTAAATCCGGGCGGTGGAGGGGAGAGGCGGGCAGGCGGGGGGGGGGGACGACGACGAGAGTGTGGTGGGAGAAACACCCAGAGaggacaaacaaaagcacaaccGAGGGTGCCTGCAACCATGAGCGGCTTGCACTTTTCGCCAGAGCTGCGgctgccgctgccgctgccgctCTGCCCGCGGACCATGTCGTGAGGTGTGGCTTGGAAACGCTCCTGGGAACCTGTCAGCCGAAACGACTcgccgaggaggaggaggaggaggaggaggaggtggtggggtggtggtggtggtggaaaaGATGTCCGCCTCGGTGGGGCCCCAGGGTGGCCCTCGCCCACCCACCGTGCCGCCATCCATGCCGGATCTGCCAGACCTCAGCCATCTCaccgaggaggagaggaagatcaTCATGGCAGTGATGGCTCgacaaaaggaggaagaggagaaagaacaaGCCATGCTAAAGTAAGGgcaacatttttcctttttccgtGGAAGTTAGAACGCGTAACGCATAGCAGTCCCCGTTCGAAAGATGCCCCTTGTACACCGAGCTGCCCATTACAACCCAGTGTGTGGCAAACATCACACACCCATCACATCCAGTAACCATTAGCCGATGCATCTGTTCTTCATCATTTTGCACTTGTAGGTTCGGCTTGAAGAGGTGGTGGTGTGTTCCCCAAAAATGAACCCACCGATATAAAGGCACAGTAGATCAGTAACAGCTCAAGATGTGTTTCTAAAAGAAGTCAGCATCACGAGAAATACAGCGGGCAGCCGACGGGGGCTTGATAGTGTTGGaatcaatcaataaatgaaaacaccGTCACAGTCAGTGGGGATGACCCGAAACAGGGTCAAACGTGTTACAGGTGTAGCTAGGGCCCTGAGGATGGGGTGTGACAGTGCTGGTggaggtgggtgggtggggtgggggtgatgAATCATAGCGTTATCCATCTTTCCCCCACTCGTTTTCATCAATGGGGACTGCACCCCGTCCCTCAGTTTACACCTCCAACGCCACTCTGATTGTCCTTTTACGCACGCACGCAGGCTGGAGTGGCTTTATCAGTGGAGCTTTTTGCAACCGCggattgaatgtgtgtgtgtgtgtgtgtgtgtgtgtgtgcgtgcgtgcgtgcgagagagagagggagatcgctTTGACAATAATAAGAATAACAATGACATTATAGCTCATAGGCCTGGAGCGACACAAACCGTTTTATAAGCCCGACAGACGGACGGTGGTGAGGCGGCGTGTACGGTCGTTCGTGCTTCCCTCGGCAGAGAGACGAACATGGGGTGTGGTTGGGAATCTCAGCAGGTCTGAACCGGACACGTTACAGACACCGAATATATTGTTGCACCTTTGAAAACTCTCTCTATATATTGATCAAATGCCAATCCATCTCCAAATACTAAGAATCCGAGCTGTGTAAGAATAAGAATAACCAGTGTTACGTTTCAGAAGGATGCTATAGACTACACAGCAACTCCAAACCACTAAAGGAGCATTATGGGGAAATGCCAGCAGCTAGCTATAGCTCACTTTAAACTcactgtctgcacacacacactaccagaTGTTAGAGAGACATTACAGTGTTTTGTCATGAGGG
Encoded proteins:
- the LOC122873568 gene encoding keratin, type I cytoskeletal 19-like, with protein sequence MYTPFRSGLSSLSLSSLPTMSGSRRATSVHGAGRNVRVSYASDGIGAGFDLADALGGAGGNSSSLSVSGSEKVTMQNLNDRLAAYLEKVRSLESANSQLERQIREWYENQTPTVRDYSKYKAIIDDLCKKISAATQDNARLMLQIDNARLATEDFRIKFENEQAVRMSVEADIAGLRKVLDDLTIARSNLEMQVEGLKEELVYLKKNHAEELAALRDQVTSSSVNVEVDGGPKEDLTRILKEIRSQYEGIADKNRSEMEAWYKVKFDDLNKQVASSTETLQTSRSEINELKRTMQSLQIELQSQLSLKSALEGQLAETESSYNLQMNQLQATVNALESELGQMRADIERQSTDYQVLLDIKTRLELEIAEYRRLLDGEDQTKTITTTVQTTQVKAQPVITQRRKVVIEEIVDGKVVSRTEDVDTEVIKK